A genomic region of Ictidomys tridecemlineatus isolate mIctTri1 chromosome 10, mIctTri1.hap1, whole genome shotgun sequence contains the following coding sequences:
- the Nptx2 gene encoding neuronal pentraxin-2: MWALLVAGVALALVAGAQDSPAPGSRFVCTALPPEAARTGCQLPAMPMQGGALSPEEELRAAVLQLRETVVQQKETLGAQREAIRELTGKLARCEGLAGGKARGTATGKDTMGDLPRDPGHVVEQLSRSLQTLKDRLESLELQLRTNVSNAGLPSDFREVLQRRLGELERQLLRKVAELEDEKSLLHNETSAHRQKTESTLNALLQRVAELERGNSAFKSPDAFKVSLPLRTNYLYGKIKKTLPELYAFTICLWLRSSASPGIGTPFSYAVPGQANEIVLIEWGNNPIELLINDKVAQLPLFVSDGKWHHICITWTTRDGMWEAFQDGEKLGTGENLAPWHPIKPGGVLILGQEQDTVGGRFDATQAFVGELSQFNIWDRVLRAQEIVNIANCSTNMPGNIIPWVDNNVDVFGGASKWPVETCEERLLDL; this comes from the exons ATGTGGGCGCTTCTGGTCGCCGGCGTGGCGCTCGCTTTGGTCGCCGGGGCCCAGGACAGCCCGGCGCCCGGCAGTCGCTTCGTGTGCACGGCGCTACCACCGGAGGCGGCGCGCACCGGCTGCCAGCTGCCCGCGATGCCCATGCAGGGCGGCGCGCTGAGCCCCGAAGAAGAGCTGCGGGCCGCTGTGCTGCAGCTGCGTGAGACCGTCGTGCAGCAGAAGGAGACCTTGGGTGCGCAGCGCGAGGCCATTCGTGAGCTCACGGGCAAGCTGGCGCGCTGCGAGGGGCTGGCGGGCGGCAAGGCGCGGGGCACGGCCACGGGCAAGGACACCATGGGCGACCTGCCGAGGGACCCGGGCCACGTCGTGGAGCAGCTCAGCCGCTCACTGCAGACCCTCAAGGACCGCCTGGAGAGCCTCGAG CTCCAGCTCCGCACGAACGTGTCAAACGCTGGGCTGCCTAGCGACTTTCGAGAGGTGCTACAGCGACGGCTGGGGGAGCTGGAGAGGCAGCTGCTGCGCAAGGTGGCAGAGCTGGAGGACGAGAAGTCCCTGCTCCACAATGAGACCTCCGCTCACCGACAGAAGACAGAGAGCACCCTGAACGCACTGCTGCAGAGGGTGGCCGAGCTGGAGCGAG GCAACAGTGCATTTAAGTCACCAGATGCATTCAAAGTCTCCCTTCCTCTCCGGACAAACTACCTGTATGGCAAGATCAAGAAGACATTGCCCGAGCTGTATGCCTTCACCATCTGCCTGTGGCTGCGGTCCAGTGCCTCGCCGGGCATCGGCACCCCGTTCTCCTACGCTGTGCCCGGGCAGGCCAATGAGATCGTGCTGATCGAGTGGGGTAACAACCCCATCGAGCTGCTCATCAATGACAAG GTTGCACAGCTGCCCTTATTTGTCAGCGACGGCAAGTGGCACCACATATGTATCACCTGGACGACACGGGATGGCATGTGGGAAGCTTTCCAGGATGGAGAGAAGCTTGGCACTGGGGAGAACCTGGCCCCCTGGCACCCCATCAAGCCAGGGGGTGTGCTGATCCTTGGGCAGGAGCAG GACACTGTGGGGGGCAGGTTCGATGCCACACAGGCGTTCGTGGGGGAGCTCAGCCAGTTCAACATATGGGACCGCGTCCTTCGCGCACAAGAAATCGTCAACATCGCCAACTGTTCCACGAACATGCCAGGCAACATCATCCCCTGGGTGGACAACAACGTCGATGTGTTTGGAGGAGCTTCCAAGTGGCCCGTGGAGACCTGTGAGGAACGCCTCCTGGACTTGTAG